A portion of the Hoplias malabaricus isolate fHopMal1 chromosome 1, fHopMal1.hap1, whole genome shotgun sequence genome contains these proteins:
- the cndp1 gene encoding cytosolic non-specific dipeptidase, with protein MIHRCAAVVLLFAAVYSFEYEELKQYVDSHEGDYIKALREWVAIESDSSDATKRGELHQMMEVVGEKLRKLGGKVELVDIGTQQLPDGETLPLPKVVTAEFVDDGGNKSTVCVYGHVDVQPAKKEDGWSTDPYNLTDINGNLYGRGASDNKAPVLAWIHAVEAYKALNMELPVNVKFLIEGMEETGSNGLDAMVESKKDSFFSDVDYIIISDCGWLSRRPALTYGTRGNCYFFAEVEGPKQDLHSGVYGGTVIEPMTDLIGILDSLISPSGKILVPGIREAVAHFSDEEWRMYHDIQFDVDSYRAKIGVDRLMYNNKVELLAHRWRHPTVSIHGIEGAFSAPGTKTVIPAKVIGKFSIRQVPDMEPATVEKQVTEYLQSVFAKRKSPNKLKVKMVIGAKPWLADTKRALYEAGKAAVKRVFNVDPDLIREGGTIPVARTLEDVTHKEIIMLPIGGFDDGLHSQNEKMSRFNYIEGTKLFISYLHEVSQIKKN; from the exons ATG ATACACAGATGTGCTGCAGTGGTCCTGCTGTTTGCAGCAGTTTATTCTTTTGAATATGAAGAGCTGAAGCAGTATGTGGACAGTCATGAAGGGGACTACATTAAG GCTCTCCGAGAGTGGGTTGCCATAGAGAGCGACTCCAGTGATGCCACGAAGAGGGGTGAGCTCCACCAGATGATGGAGGTAGTCGGGGAGAAGCTGAGGAAGTTGGGAGGGAAGGTGGAGCTGGTGGACATTGGAACACAACAG TTGCCGGATGGTGAGACTCTCCCTTTGCCCAAAGTGGTGACTGCTGAGTTTGTTGACGATGGAGGAAATAAATCcacggtgtgtgtttatggacatGTGGACGTCCAGCCGGCGAAAAAAGAGGACGGATGGTCTACTGACCCTTACAACCTTACCGACATCAACG GGAACTTGTACGGACGAGGGGCATCTGATAATAAAGCTCCAGTTCTGGCCTGGATCCACGCAGTGGAGGCGTATAAAGCTCTAAACATG GAGCTCCCGGTGAATGTGAAGTTTCTAATCGAGGGGATGGAGGAGACGGGTTCTAATGGACTGGATGCTATGGTCGAGTCTAAGAAAGATTCATTCTTCTCTGATGTGGACTACATTATAATCTCAGACTGTGGCTGGCTCAGTAGACGTCCTGCCCTCACCTACGGCACTCGGGGAAACTGCTACTTCTTCGCTGAG gtggaaggccCAAAGCAGGATTTACACTCTGGAGTGTACGGAGGAACAGTGATCGAGCCGATGACTGACCTCATCGGGATTCTAG ACTCTTTGATCAGCCCGAGTGGGAAGATCCTGGTCCCTGGCATCCGTGAGGCTGTGGCTCATTTCTCCGATGAGGAGTGGCGAATGTATCATGACATTCAGTTTGATGTGGACAGTTACAGAGCCAAGATTGGAGTGGACCGGCTCATGTACAACAACAAg GTGGAGCTCTTGGCTCATCGTTGGCGTCACCCCACTGTGTCCATCCATGGAATTGAGGGTGCGTTCTCAGCCCCTGGCACCAAAACCGTCATACCTGCTAAAGTCATCGGAAAATTCTCCATCCGCCAGGTCCCGGACATGGAGCCAGCCACGGTGGAGAAACAG gttACTGAGTACCTTCAGTCTGTCTTTGCGAAGAGGAAAAGTCCCAACAAGCTGAAGGTGAAGATGGTGATCGGGGCGAAGCCATGGCTCGCTGACACCAAGCGGGCGCTGTACGAGGCCGGGAAAGCAGCGGTCAAGAGAG TATTCAACGTGGATCCGGATTTGATCCGAGAGGGGGGGACGATCCCTGTGGCCCGGACGCTTGAGGACGTAACGCACAAGGAGATCATCATGCTGCCGATCGGGGGCTTCGATGATGGTCTCCACTCTCAGAACGAGAAAATGAGCAG ATTTAATTACATAGAGGGAACCAAGCTGTTCATCTCTTATCTCCATGAAGTGTCTCAGATAAAGAAAAACTGA
- the wdtc1 gene encoding WD and tetratricopeptide repeats protein 1 isoform X2 has protein sequence MFSSEAMCQRNIAGDILHRQIRENRALSFQRNYHVTDPFIKRLGLEAELQGHSGCVNCLEWNERGDLLASGSDDQHAIVWDPLRHKKLITMHTGHAANIFSVKFLPHSGDRILVTGAADTKVHVHDLTAKETIHMFSDHTNRVKRIATAPMWPNTFWSAAEDGVIRQYDLRESSKRSEVLIDLTEYCGQLVEAKCLAVNPRDNNYLAVGANGPFVRLYDIRMIHNHRKSLSEKTSAGVHTFCDKQKPIPDGAGQYYVAGHLPVKLPDYNNRLRVLVATYVTFSPDGTELLVNMGGEQVYLFDLTFKQRPYTFLLPKKCHSSSEVQNGKTTNGMANGIHLSSSRLKLANSKVSSSSADLPPYLERIKQQANDAFARQQWTQAIQLYSLGIHAAGQNAMLYGNRAAAYMKRKWDGDHYDALRDCLKALSLNPAHLKAHFRLARCLFELKYVAEALECLDDFKGKFPEQAHSSACNALDKDIKAALFSKTDSDEKKGNSSIRFHNFSRKESIPEDEIILRERSFDYKHRYCGHCNTTTDIKEANFFGSKGQYIVSGSDDGSFFIWEKETTNLVRILQGDESIVNCLQPHPSYCFLATSGIDPVVRLWNPRPETEGDNGRVVEDMEGAAAANQRRMNADPLEVMLLNMGYRITGLSSRGPETSDDEDSTEGQVQCRPS, from the exons ATGTTCAGCAGTGAAGCCATGTGTCAGAGGAATATTGCTGGGGATATACTGCACAGACAAATCAGg GAGAACAGAGCTCTTAGCTTTCAGAGAAATTACCATGTGACAGACCCTTTTATTAAGCGCCTCGGCCTGGAGGCGGAGCTACAG ggccactctgggtgtgtgaaCTGTTTGGAATGGAATGAGAGAGGAGA CCTTCTGGCCTCTGGCTCTGACGACCAGCATGCCATAGTGTGGGACCCTCTCAGACACAAGAAGCTCATTACTATGCACACAGGCCATGCCGCTAACATCTTCTCAGTGAAG TTCCTGCCGCACTCTGGAGATCGGATTCTCGTGACCGGAGCAGCCGATACCAAAGTCCACGTCCATGACCTAACGGCCAAGGAGACCATCCACATGTTCTCAGACCACACCAACCGAGTCAAGCGCATTGCCACTGCCCCCATGTGGCCAAACACCTTCTGGAGCGCCGCCGAGGATGGAGTCATCAG ACAATACGACCTGAGAGAAAGCAGTAAGCGATCAGAAGTATTGATCGATTTGACGGAGTACTGTGGTCAGCTGGTGGAGGCCAAGTGTCTGGCTGTTAATCCGAGAGACAACAACTATTTAGCAGTGGGGGCTAACGGCCCTTTTGTCCGGCTCTACGACAtcagaatgatccacaaccACAG GAAGTCTCTGAGTGAGAAGACATCAGCTGGAGTGCACACGTTCTGTGATAAACAGAAGCCCATCCCAGACGGAGCTGGACAGTACTATGTGGCAG GTCACCTCCCTGTGAAACTGCCAGACTATAATAACAGGCTCAGGGTCCTGGTGGCTACCTATGTCACCTTCAGCCCGGATGGGACGGAGCTGCTGGTGAACATGGGCGGAGAACAG GTTTACCTGTTTGATTTGACATTTAAACAGAGACCGTACACCTTTCTGCTGCCTAAAAAGTGCCATTCTTCATCAG AGGTTCAGAATGGAAAGACCACTAACGGAATGGCGAACGGAATCCATCTCTCCTCCAGCCGCCTCAAACTGGCCAACAGCAAAGTGTCCAG taGTTCCGCCGATCTTCCACCTTATCTGGAGCGTATTAAACAGCAGGCTAATGATGCATTTGCTCGTCAGCAATGGACTCAGGCAATTCAGCTCTACAGCCTTGGGATTCACGCCGCCGGACAAAATGCCATGCTCTATGGCAACCGAGCTGCAGCATACATGAAGCGCAAGTG GGATGGAGATCACTATGATGCACTGAGGGACTGTCTGaaggctctctctctcaaccctgCTCATCTGAAAGCTCACTTCCGTCTGGCCCGCTGCTTGTTTGAGCTGAAGTACGTGGCCGAGGCTTTGGAGTGCCTGGACGACTTTAAGGGGAAGTTCCCTGAGCAGGCCCACAGCAGTGCCTGCAACGCTCTGGACAAGGACATTAAAGCGGCTCTGTTCTCCAAAACCGACTCTG AcgaaaagaaaggaaacagtTCGATTCGCTTTCACAACTTCAGCCGAAAAGAGTCGATCCCAGAGGATGAGATCATCCTGAGGGAGAGGAGCTTTGACTATAAACACCGCTACTGCGGACACTGCAACACCACCACGGACATTAAAGAGGCCAACTTCTtcggcag taaaGGGCAGTACATTGTGAGTGGTTCTGATGACGGTTCGTTCTTCATCTGGGAGAAAGAGACGACGAACCTGGTGCGGATTCTTCAGGGCGACGAGTCCATAGTGAACTGTCTCCAGCCTCATCCCAGCTACTGCTTCCTCGCCACCAGCGGTATTGACCCTGTGGTCAGACTCTGGAACCCCAGACCTGAG ACGGAGGGAGATAATGGGCGAGTGGTGGAGGACATGGAGGGCGCGGCGGCAGCAAACCAGCGGCGGATGAACGCAGATCCGTTAGAGGTGATGCTGCTGAACATGGGCTACCGCATCACGGGTCTAAGCAGCCGGGGGCCGGAGACCTCTGACGACGAGGACAGCACCGAAGGACAAGTACAGTGCCGACCGTCTTAG
- the wdtc1 gene encoding WD and tetratricopeptide repeats protein 1 isoform X1, translated as MFSSEAMCQRNIAGDILHRQIRENRALSFQRNYHVTDPFIKRLGLEAELQGHSGCVNCLEWNERGDLLASGSDDQHAIVWDPLRHKKLITMHTGHAANIFSVKFLPHSGDRILVTGAADTKVHVHDLTAKETIHMFSDHTNRVKRIATAPMWPNTFWSAAEDGVIRQYDLRESSKRSEVLIDLTEYCGQLVEAKCLAVNPRDNNYLAVGANGPFVRLYDIRMIHNHRKSLSEKTSAGVHTFCDKQKPIPDGAGQYYVAGHLPVKLPDYNNRLRVLVATYVTFSPDGTELLVNMGGEQVYLFDLTFKQRPYTFLLPKKCHSSSEVQNGKTTNGMANGIHLSSSRLKLANSKVSSSSADLPPYLERIKQQANDAFARQQWTQAIQLYSLGIHAAGQNAMLYGNRAAAYMKRKWDGDHYDALRDCLKALSLNPAHLKAHFRLARCLFELKYVAEALECLDDFKGKFPEQAHSSACNALDKDIKAALFSKTDSADEKKGNSSIRFHNFSRKESIPEDEIILRERSFDYKHRYCGHCNTTTDIKEANFFGSKGQYIVSGSDDGSFFIWEKETTNLVRILQGDESIVNCLQPHPSYCFLATSGIDPVVRLWNPRPETEGDNGRVVEDMEGAAAANQRRMNADPLEVMLLNMGYRITGLSSRGPETSDDEDSTEGQVQCRPS; from the exons ATGTTCAGCAGTGAAGCCATGTGTCAGAGGAATATTGCTGGGGATATACTGCACAGACAAATCAGg GAGAACAGAGCTCTTAGCTTTCAGAGAAATTACCATGTGACAGACCCTTTTATTAAGCGCCTCGGCCTGGAGGCGGAGCTACAG ggccactctgggtgtgtgaaCTGTTTGGAATGGAATGAGAGAGGAGA CCTTCTGGCCTCTGGCTCTGACGACCAGCATGCCATAGTGTGGGACCCTCTCAGACACAAGAAGCTCATTACTATGCACACAGGCCATGCCGCTAACATCTTCTCAGTGAAG TTCCTGCCGCACTCTGGAGATCGGATTCTCGTGACCGGAGCAGCCGATACCAAAGTCCACGTCCATGACCTAACGGCCAAGGAGACCATCCACATGTTCTCAGACCACACCAACCGAGTCAAGCGCATTGCCACTGCCCCCATGTGGCCAAACACCTTCTGGAGCGCCGCCGAGGATGGAGTCATCAG ACAATACGACCTGAGAGAAAGCAGTAAGCGATCAGAAGTATTGATCGATTTGACGGAGTACTGTGGTCAGCTGGTGGAGGCCAAGTGTCTGGCTGTTAATCCGAGAGACAACAACTATTTAGCAGTGGGGGCTAACGGCCCTTTTGTCCGGCTCTACGACAtcagaatgatccacaaccACAG GAAGTCTCTGAGTGAGAAGACATCAGCTGGAGTGCACACGTTCTGTGATAAACAGAAGCCCATCCCAGACGGAGCTGGACAGTACTATGTGGCAG GTCACCTCCCTGTGAAACTGCCAGACTATAATAACAGGCTCAGGGTCCTGGTGGCTACCTATGTCACCTTCAGCCCGGATGGGACGGAGCTGCTGGTGAACATGGGCGGAGAACAG GTTTACCTGTTTGATTTGACATTTAAACAGAGACCGTACACCTTTCTGCTGCCTAAAAAGTGCCATTCTTCATCAG AGGTTCAGAATGGAAAGACCACTAACGGAATGGCGAACGGAATCCATCTCTCCTCCAGCCGCCTCAAACTGGCCAACAGCAAAGTGTCCAG taGTTCCGCCGATCTTCCACCTTATCTGGAGCGTATTAAACAGCAGGCTAATGATGCATTTGCTCGTCAGCAATGGACTCAGGCAATTCAGCTCTACAGCCTTGGGATTCACGCCGCCGGACAAAATGCCATGCTCTATGGCAACCGAGCTGCAGCATACATGAAGCGCAAGTG GGATGGAGATCACTATGATGCACTGAGGGACTGTCTGaaggctctctctctcaaccctgCTCATCTGAAAGCTCACTTCCGTCTGGCCCGCTGCTTGTTTGAGCTGAAGTACGTGGCCGAGGCTTTGGAGTGCCTGGACGACTTTAAGGGGAAGTTCCCTGAGCAGGCCCACAGCAGTGCCTGCAACGCTCTGGACAAGGACATTAAAGCGGCTCTGTTCTCCAAAACCGACTCTG CAGAcgaaaagaaaggaaacagtTCGATTCGCTTTCACAACTTCAGCCGAAAAGAGTCGATCCCAGAGGATGAGATCATCCTGAGGGAGAGGAGCTTTGACTATAAACACCGCTACTGCGGACACTGCAACACCACCACGGACATTAAAGAGGCCAACTTCTtcggcag taaaGGGCAGTACATTGTGAGTGGTTCTGATGACGGTTCGTTCTTCATCTGGGAGAAAGAGACGACGAACCTGGTGCGGATTCTTCAGGGCGACGAGTCCATAGTGAACTGTCTCCAGCCTCATCCCAGCTACTGCTTCCTCGCCACCAGCGGTATTGACCCTGTGGTCAGACTCTGGAACCCCAGACCTGAG ACGGAGGGAGATAATGGGCGAGTGGTGGAGGACATGGAGGGCGCGGCGGCAGCAAACCAGCGGCGGATGAACGCAGATCCGTTAGAGGTGATGCTGCTGAACATGGGCTACCGCATCACGGGTCTAAGCAGCCGGGGGCCGGAGACCTCTGACGACGAGGACAGCACCGAAGGACAAGTACAGTGCCGACCGTCTTAG
- the wdtc1 gene encoding WD and tetratricopeptide repeats protein 1 isoform X3 has product MFSSEAMCQRNIAGDILHRQIRENRALSFQRNYHVTDPFIKRLGLEAELQGHSGCVNCLEWNERGDLLASGSDDQHAIVWDPLRHKKLITMHTGHAANIFSVKFLPHSGDRILVTGAADTKVHVHDLTAKETIHMFSDHTNRVKRIATAPMWPNTFWSAAEDGVIRQYDLRESSKRSEVLIDLTEYCGQLVEAKCLAVNPRDNNYLAVGANGPFVRLYDIRMIHNHRKSLSEKTSAGVHTFCDKQKPIPDGAGQYYVAGHLPVKLPDYNNRLRVLVATYVTFSPDGTELLVNMGGEQVYLFDLTFKQRPYTFLLPKKCHSSSEVQNGKTTNGMANGIHLSSSRLKLANSKVSSSADLPPYLERIKQQANDAFARQQWTQAIQLYSLGIHAAGQNAMLYGNRAAAYMKRKWDGDHYDALRDCLKALSLNPAHLKAHFRLARCLFELKYVAEALECLDDFKGKFPEQAHSSACNALDKDIKAALFSKTDSADEKKGNSSIRFHNFSRKESIPEDEIILRERSFDYKHRYCGHCNTTTDIKEANFFGSKGQYIVSGSDDGSFFIWEKETTNLVRILQGDESIVNCLQPHPSYCFLATSGIDPVVRLWNPRPETEGDNGRVVEDMEGAAAANQRRMNADPLEVMLLNMGYRITGLSSRGPETSDDEDSTEGQVQCRPS; this is encoded by the exons ATGTTCAGCAGTGAAGCCATGTGTCAGAGGAATATTGCTGGGGATATACTGCACAGACAAATCAGg GAGAACAGAGCTCTTAGCTTTCAGAGAAATTACCATGTGACAGACCCTTTTATTAAGCGCCTCGGCCTGGAGGCGGAGCTACAG ggccactctgggtgtgtgaaCTGTTTGGAATGGAATGAGAGAGGAGA CCTTCTGGCCTCTGGCTCTGACGACCAGCATGCCATAGTGTGGGACCCTCTCAGACACAAGAAGCTCATTACTATGCACACAGGCCATGCCGCTAACATCTTCTCAGTGAAG TTCCTGCCGCACTCTGGAGATCGGATTCTCGTGACCGGAGCAGCCGATACCAAAGTCCACGTCCATGACCTAACGGCCAAGGAGACCATCCACATGTTCTCAGACCACACCAACCGAGTCAAGCGCATTGCCACTGCCCCCATGTGGCCAAACACCTTCTGGAGCGCCGCCGAGGATGGAGTCATCAG ACAATACGACCTGAGAGAAAGCAGTAAGCGATCAGAAGTATTGATCGATTTGACGGAGTACTGTGGTCAGCTGGTGGAGGCCAAGTGTCTGGCTGTTAATCCGAGAGACAACAACTATTTAGCAGTGGGGGCTAACGGCCCTTTTGTCCGGCTCTACGACAtcagaatgatccacaaccACAG GAAGTCTCTGAGTGAGAAGACATCAGCTGGAGTGCACACGTTCTGTGATAAACAGAAGCCCATCCCAGACGGAGCTGGACAGTACTATGTGGCAG GTCACCTCCCTGTGAAACTGCCAGACTATAATAACAGGCTCAGGGTCCTGGTGGCTACCTATGTCACCTTCAGCCCGGATGGGACGGAGCTGCTGGTGAACATGGGCGGAGAACAG GTTTACCTGTTTGATTTGACATTTAAACAGAGACCGTACACCTTTCTGCTGCCTAAAAAGTGCCATTCTTCATCAG AGGTTCAGAATGGAAAGACCACTAACGGAATGGCGAACGGAATCCATCTCTCCTCCAGCCGCCTCAAACTGGCCAACAGCAAAGTGTCCAG TTCCGCCGATCTTCCACCTTATCTGGAGCGTATTAAACAGCAGGCTAATGATGCATTTGCTCGTCAGCAATGGACTCAGGCAATTCAGCTCTACAGCCTTGGGATTCACGCCGCCGGACAAAATGCCATGCTCTATGGCAACCGAGCTGCAGCATACATGAAGCGCAAGTG GGATGGAGATCACTATGATGCACTGAGGGACTGTCTGaaggctctctctctcaaccctgCTCATCTGAAAGCTCACTTCCGTCTGGCCCGCTGCTTGTTTGAGCTGAAGTACGTGGCCGAGGCTTTGGAGTGCCTGGACGACTTTAAGGGGAAGTTCCCTGAGCAGGCCCACAGCAGTGCCTGCAACGCTCTGGACAAGGACATTAAAGCGGCTCTGTTCTCCAAAACCGACTCTG CAGAcgaaaagaaaggaaacagtTCGATTCGCTTTCACAACTTCAGCCGAAAAGAGTCGATCCCAGAGGATGAGATCATCCTGAGGGAGAGGAGCTTTGACTATAAACACCGCTACTGCGGACACTGCAACACCACCACGGACATTAAAGAGGCCAACTTCTtcggcag taaaGGGCAGTACATTGTGAGTGGTTCTGATGACGGTTCGTTCTTCATCTGGGAGAAAGAGACGACGAACCTGGTGCGGATTCTTCAGGGCGACGAGTCCATAGTGAACTGTCTCCAGCCTCATCCCAGCTACTGCTTCCTCGCCACCAGCGGTATTGACCCTGTGGTCAGACTCTGGAACCCCAGACCTGAG ACGGAGGGAGATAATGGGCGAGTGGTGGAGGACATGGAGGGCGCGGCGGCAGCAAACCAGCGGCGGATGAACGCAGATCCGTTAGAGGTGATGCTGCTGAACATGGGCTACCGCATCACGGGTCTAAGCAGCCGGGGGCCGGAGACCTCTGACGACGAGGACAGCACCGAAGGACAAGTACAGTGCCGACCGTCTTAG
- the wdtc1 gene encoding WD and tetratricopeptide repeats protein 1 isoform X4, with product MFSSEAMCQRNIAGDILHRQIRENRALSFQRNYHVTDPFIKRLGLEAELQGHSGCVNCLEWNERGDLLASGSDDQHAIVWDPLRHKKLITMHTGHAANIFSVKFLPHSGDRILVTGAADTKVHVHDLTAKETIHMFSDHTNRVKRIATAPMWPNTFWSAAEDGVIRQYDLRESSKRSEVLIDLTEYCGQLVEAKCLAVNPRDNNYLAVGANGPFVRLYDIRMIHNHRKSLSEKTSAGVHTFCDKQKPIPDGAGQYYVAGHLPVKLPDYNNRLRVLVATYVTFSPDGTELLVNMGGEQVYLFDLTFKQRPYTFLLPKKCHSSSEVQNGKTTNGMANGIHLSSSRLKLANSKVSSSADLPPYLERIKQQANDAFARQQWTQAIQLYSLGIHAAGQNAMLYGNRAAAYMKRKWDGDHYDALRDCLKALSLNPAHLKAHFRLARCLFELKYVAEALECLDDFKGKFPEQAHSSACNALDKDIKAALFSKTDSDEKKGNSSIRFHNFSRKESIPEDEIILRERSFDYKHRYCGHCNTTTDIKEANFFGSKGQYIVSGSDDGSFFIWEKETTNLVRILQGDESIVNCLQPHPSYCFLATSGIDPVVRLWNPRPETEGDNGRVVEDMEGAAAANQRRMNADPLEVMLLNMGYRITGLSSRGPETSDDEDSTEGQVQCRPS from the exons ATGTTCAGCAGTGAAGCCATGTGTCAGAGGAATATTGCTGGGGATATACTGCACAGACAAATCAGg GAGAACAGAGCTCTTAGCTTTCAGAGAAATTACCATGTGACAGACCCTTTTATTAAGCGCCTCGGCCTGGAGGCGGAGCTACAG ggccactctgggtgtgtgaaCTGTTTGGAATGGAATGAGAGAGGAGA CCTTCTGGCCTCTGGCTCTGACGACCAGCATGCCATAGTGTGGGACCCTCTCAGACACAAGAAGCTCATTACTATGCACACAGGCCATGCCGCTAACATCTTCTCAGTGAAG TTCCTGCCGCACTCTGGAGATCGGATTCTCGTGACCGGAGCAGCCGATACCAAAGTCCACGTCCATGACCTAACGGCCAAGGAGACCATCCACATGTTCTCAGACCACACCAACCGAGTCAAGCGCATTGCCACTGCCCCCATGTGGCCAAACACCTTCTGGAGCGCCGCCGAGGATGGAGTCATCAG ACAATACGACCTGAGAGAAAGCAGTAAGCGATCAGAAGTATTGATCGATTTGACGGAGTACTGTGGTCAGCTGGTGGAGGCCAAGTGTCTGGCTGTTAATCCGAGAGACAACAACTATTTAGCAGTGGGGGCTAACGGCCCTTTTGTCCGGCTCTACGACAtcagaatgatccacaaccACAG GAAGTCTCTGAGTGAGAAGACATCAGCTGGAGTGCACACGTTCTGTGATAAACAGAAGCCCATCCCAGACGGAGCTGGACAGTACTATGTGGCAG GTCACCTCCCTGTGAAACTGCCAGACTATAATAACAGGCTCAGGGTCCTGGTGGCTACCTATGTCACCTTCAGCCCGGATGGGACGGAGCTGCTGGTGAACATGGGCGGAGAACAG GTTTACCTGTTTGATTTGACATTTAAACAGAGACCGTACACCTTTCTGCTGCCTAAAAAGTGCCATTCTTCATCAG AGGTTCAGAATGGAAAGACCACTAACGGAATGGCGAACGGAATCCATCTCTCCTCCAGCCGCCTCAAACTGGCCAACAGCAAAGTGTCCAG TTCCGCCGATCTTCCACCTTATCTGGAGCGTATTAAACAGCAGGCTAATGATGCATTTGCTCGTCAGCAATGGACTCAGGCAATTCAGCTCTACAGCCTTGGGATTCACGCCGCCGGACAAAATGCCATGCTCTATGGCAACCGAGCTGCAGCATACATGAAGCGCAAGTG GGATGGAGATCACTATGATGCACTGAGGGACTGTCTGaaggctctctctctcaaccctgCTCATCTGAAAGCTCACTTCCGTCTGGCCCGCTGCTTGTTTGAGCTGAAGTACGTGGCCGAGGCTTTGGAGTGCCTGGACGACTTTAAGGGGAAGTTCCCTGAGCAGGCCCACAGCAGTGCCTGCAACGCTCTGGACAAGGACATTAAAGCGGCTCTGTTCTCCAAAACCGACTCTG AcgaaaagaaaggaaacagtTCGATTCGCTTTCACAACTTCAGCCGAAAAGAGTCGATCCCAGAGGATGAGATCATCCTGAGGGAGAGGAGCTTTGACTATAAACACCGCTACTGCGGACACTGCAACACCACCACGGACATTAAAGAGGCCAACTTCTtcggcag taaaGGGCAGTACATTGTGAGTGGTTCTGATGACGGTTCGTTCTTCATCTGGGAGAAAGAGACGACGAACCTGGTGCGGATTCTTCAGGGCGACGAGTCCATAGTGAACTGTCTCCAGCCTCATCCCAGCTACTGCTTCCTCGCCACCAGCGGTATTGACCCTGTGGTCAGACTCTGGAACCCCAGACCTGAG ACGGAGGGAGATAATGGGCGAGTGGTGGAGGACATGGAGGGCGCGGCGGCAGCAAACCAGCGGCGGATGAACGCAGATCCGTTAGAGGTGATGCTGCTGAACATGGGCTACCGCATCACGGGTCTAAGCAGCCGGGGGCCGGAGACCTCTGACGACGAGGACAGCACCGAAGGACAAGTACAGTGCCGACCGTCTTAG